The Aythya fuligula isolate bAytFul2 chromosome 1, bAytFul2.pri, whole genome shotgun sequence nucleotide sequence AAAAATACCCAGAAGCTGCTGCCCTGAGTCTGTGTTGTCTTTGAGGAAAGGTATGGTAAAGAAGTGTGTTCTTCATGTGCTTATGCACTATCCTTGTGGAAGCACGTTCAAGTAATGTTGCACAGCCAGCAGTTATTATTtatacatctatatatatatatatataaaatcataatattattattcataataatactattataatatttaatattataatgTTGCCTAAGCTTTGAGAACATCATTTTGAAGGCACGCTATTTCTTTCATAggggtgtgtgtttgtttcagtgATGCACACAGACTACagatgcatatttttcttcaaggaTGTGTGCATCAAGCAGCATTGCATGTCTCAAACCTGCGTCTAGCCAATTGCACTCCTATTCTTTATAAATTTCCTCTCTCAAAGTCTTTGACATTAGTTGATAGCGAATAGCAGCCATCAGTACTTCACAAGCTTTAGGACAAGGTGTTAGTCATCTCTTTCCCTATACGTGCTGGTGAGTAATACTAAAGCCTTCTAGCGAGGGGAGAGGAACCGCTGGGAccatttcttatttaattttggGTAGAAGGAATAAATTACCTGAGATACTGCAGACAGTGGAGCACGAACCTAGAATTAGCATTTTGCCCATTGCGAATGTACACGTTTGGCTGCATACACAAGTATCTAATGCTTGAACTGTCTGAGGATCACACTTGCTTCATTTTTCGGTGTCACAACAAAGAGTTTCAGGTATTGATTATACATACGTTGGTATGCTCAACATTCAGTGTAAGCACTTTGCTTAATGCTGAGCAGCGTTGCAGTGAAGTCAGCAAGTTTTTGGGAAAGGCACAGAGTTCTCCTGTTAGGACACAActgcaggaagctgcagagCGCACACTTGATTTCATCCGCTTCCAAGCAATTAATGTATATTAATTgcacttcaaaagcaaaatctaactaaggacaaaaaatataatGAGGAGGAGTAGAGCCATaattcttaatttaaatattagcGCAAATCTCAGTGTTGAAGATAATTACAGAACCTGCCATTTGCAAGCTGCGGAAACAGTTTTTGTCTTGGAAATTAAACTTTGCTGTTGGCAGCTGAATGCAACAAAACTTAGATAACGGACCTCTTGGTGGTATTCCAAAAATCATAATCAGTAATGAGGCTCCATTTGGTGctgttaaaacaaataaagacgCAACCATTCCTGCGTTATGGTATGTGGAGTCAGTCTATCATCCTGGTTATAACAGATAATCTGGAGAATTACAGAGGGTGCACTGGTAGAACAGCAAAAAGGACCTACAACTTGATGTAGGTCAACGCTAATTGGAACtactttttttaagaaacttgCATAAATATTGCCCCTAATGtctatttattttagaatgCTGTATGAATATTCTAATATTTGCTTTATTGAGCAGTCCTGATGAATTTAGCTTGCTTTTGATTGCATTTATGATTTGTCTCAAATATAATGAGAACAGAACcacagaactgaaggggttggaagggacctcaaaagatcatcgggtccaacccccctgccaaagcaggttccttggagcaggctgcccaggtaggcgtccagacaggccttgaatatctccagagaaggagaccccacaacctccctgggcagcctgtcccagtgctccgtcaccctcaccgtgaagttCTTTTCACATcttggtgtggaacttcctgggctccatcttgtggccattgcccctcgtcctgtccccacaaaccactgagaagaggttggccaaatccctctgtcccccACGCTTCAGATCTTCGTGACTCTCAAGGAATCCCAGGAATTTCAACCACGTCTGGCGTTGCAGAGGATGACTCCACAAgttgctttttgtcttctgcGAGGGATTTTGCTGCTGATTGGAGTTCACCCTCCTACCAGCACGGTCACATCGCACGGGCTCCATCCTCAGCCCTTTGCAGTGCTCCAGGACTAAACCAGAGCCTTGAGTGGTGGCGGATCAGAGGGGCAGAGGGAAATCTGCTGTGGCCAGTGCAAGGCTGGTGTGTAGCAGCTGTaaagctggcaggaggcagttTCAAATAAGAGGTAGTTATGCACACAGAATGTAATTAAGCTATTAATTGCTTGCCAGAGGATGCGTACATGAAGATGGGGTTTACAGGGCTTTAGAAGAGACCACAGATGTGCATGAAGGAATATCCACTGAAGGGAGGGCTGAGGAGACGTCTGGTTTGAGAGAGCTTTGTGTGCCTGAGCCTGGGAACAGTCTAGCAGAGCTCATGTGGTGTTTTCCCAGAGCTAGGCGGCttttccagccccagcaccttgccagcaggagcagtgtGTAGCTGTGCGTGTTGTCTTCCACATGCAGGCTGTCCTGGGAATTTCTGCACTATAATCTGTGGGCAAACCCTAAAATCATCATCTGTGCACAGCAGAAGAGTATCACAGGTGGATTTTTATTGTCCTAGGAGAAGGCATAAAGCAGTTTATACGTTAGATTTCTGCAGTGTAGGGGAAGAACAGGACTTGCTATTCATTTTAGAAAACGTGTAGGAAATCTCACGGGACCTGGCAGTGCTGCCGGCCTCAGATAAAGTCAGCTGGTAACCCGAGAGtgcctttttctctgtttagcTGATTCTTATCTGCCTGGCTTGCAGGACCTTCAATTTGTTTCCTACGAGATGACCAGGTTCAGATTGAGAAAATGTACTGCTTTATCCCTCGTGCTTGCCAAAGGCTTTATTTAAGTAGGAAAGAGGCAATAAACGACTGGGTTTGGTGTTACAGTTGCTTATTCTGTTTACGTTTTTTGATGCTTAGGCTGTTCATTGCTAGTTTGTTTGCCTAATTTCTCCTTCCTAATTGGGAGAGTCTGTACCCACCTCTGACCTGTGGGGTTTTTTATTCATCTGTTCGCTGTGGTACAAAATCAAGAACCTTCTTTGAGTTAACGAGCAGCTTTCTGCGGAGCTACAGCAGTCGCTTTGTAgcttgatatttttctgttaaataaagaaatgtatttttccattcctcttattgctgcagaaaaagaaaattgtcctcCTGATATGTGACACGTGAAAAGCCAATGGAGAATTATTAATAGCAGTAATTTCAGGATAATTAGAGTTAGTTTCTGGTGTTGTCCAACCTCACTGCTGTCCCGTGCCTTCTCCGTCAACCCGAGGTGGCTGTCACCCTCACGGAGTCCTTCTCCCCTCCTCGGTCCTGCTGCTCAGGTATCGTGAGCTGTCTCACCGCactgcctcctcccagccctcgcTGCTCGGGCAGCCCCTGTGGAGCCTCAtcttcctggagctgcagctttccCTGGCAAGCAGCCTTGGATTTTAAAACCTGTTGTCATCTCCTTGCTCTTTGGTCTTCATCTCCAAAAGCTCCTGCAGCGGGTGAGGTGCCACCCTCCCTAAAGAGGATGCTGCTTCTTTCGGTGTCAAGAGTGGTGGTAGTGGAAGTGTCTTGGAAAACCATATGGATCTAGGTTTTCAGGTACCCGAAATAATGCTTGGAGTGGAACTGTGGGAGTCCCCTTTTAATGTCCAGACAGATTGTGGGCTCCATGAGTGCTCCATACACCTCTTGGATTCCCCAAAGCTGTAACGCCAGTAACCAAGGCAATGCTGTACTTATTCCTAGCATTAGCACAGGTTTTGCAGACCTGCAGAATGGCTTCATTTTGAAGTCCTCTTCTAATTGCTTGGTTCTTAAACCTTAACGTGCTGAACTCGCATGTCACTGtgtaataatgttttaaatgagtGGCTGTTGTTTACGGCTGTAATTATTGTACCAGTTCCCtgactggttttgtttctgaagcagCGGAGCAGTGCTCCTTTCTGAAGCTTAAAATGAACAAACGTGGTGTTAAATGATAATGGCAATGATGTTAAGCTGTTACCAGCGCGGATAGAAACAGCTTTTTGGTAGACTGTTGCTTTTAGCTGTGTGTGCTACTCCTACCACACACATTTTTAGGAGGAGAAGTCAACTGTCTCGTTCTGCAGGATATTATgcaatttctttcagaaaggaaggcaagtgtgttttcttttgcagagtGCTTGCTCATCCAAGTTCCTCAGGTGCCATTAGACATCTCCCTCCTACCGTCCTTGCCGTGCTGcttattttctgacattttattgTGAATGGTGATTTATAGAGGCAGTGCTTTGAGGCAGTGTTCTGTGCGATACCTCATGTATGGTACTTACGGAATGGCCATTTCAAAAGAAGCTGAAAACCATAATATTTTCTGATCTTAAATTCCTTCTACCTTATcagttgcttttgtttcagcCTAACCACTTACACAAGCTTCTCTCTTCGTGTGAAgatacctttattttttaactagtACTCACTTTCCTGATAATCTATGAGTTCCTGCCCTGTGTTATAGGACAGCAGACAAGACTTGAGGTTAGGTAAGTTATTCATCAAAGATGAATTAATTCTTGcctaagaaaataatatttactttgTCATAGACCCAAATGAACCTGCCTctcccatccctgctcctcATTCATTACTTGAATCAGGACACCATGACCCTTCtacttaaataaacaaattaatggATGAGGCACTTCCATTATTAAATTGCAATAATTTTTGCAATTTGTCCTTATTCTGCATGTATGCTAGTGGGGAGGGGACCTGAGTTTCTTCATATCCTACCATCTTATTGAATGGAAACCTTGCAATGCTTCAAAGAAAGAGGTGAAAACAACATCACTGATTGCTGCAAATGAggttgtgatattttttttccttttaggatctaaataaatattctttatctTAGAAAAGAGATGGCCAGTTGTCACTTGCACAGTCATACCAAGTACAAATGCAAGAATACAGTTAAAAATACAACGCAAGTACATGGAAAGGTCAGTAAGGCAGTTAAGGTGCTGGGAAACACTGCTCACGGGGCAAGCAGGTACTGACAGTAGGGAGAGGAGAGCTGGAGCTTGACCTTGATGCACAGCCTGTGGGTTTCAGAGCATCAAGGCTCTCTGTAGAGACCACTCTGGAAGTGGCTGGTGATGAAGTGACTGGCTCTAGAAGTCACTGGGCAGTGAGCTGTTGGAGTCTGGCAGCATACTTCAGGGGAGCATTGCATATGTTCCTCTGCTTCCTATATTTTTTCCTAGGCACCTGCTTTTAGCCACTGCCTTTACTTACTTGCCTTGTAGGAGAGGGGAAGGTCAGAGGATCAAAAATGGGAATCGTCACCAGAGGTATGAAGAGATGGAAACAGAGTTCACAGTTATGGGTAGCACTGGGCTAGACACATCTTAATCTGACCTAGTGCAGCCACTCGGAGGTTATGTCctcacataaaaataaaccaaatagGTGAGTGCTATAATACCATGCTGCCAAGTGTGATCAAACAGCTGTTGCTTGCTCCTCCACCAATGGAGAGTATGGGCACGCAAGCGTGGGAGGAAGCAGTACAATGGGTGTTTTGATCAAATTGACATcagtgtatacatatattttttccacgAGCATTCACAGGGGccagaaagttttttttctgcagtgtgtgTTGGTCAGCTCTGCCTTCAGCTCCCTGGCCTTTCTCAATTGCCCATTTGATGGCCCTTTTCTCACCAGGAAAAGAGGCAGGGAGGCAAGTGGAGGTGTCTTAGAGTGAGAACAGGTTGAACCCCCTCCATGGGGAAGTTACTTTTTATTCCTACCACTGCAGTTGAAGGTAATTcacagaaattataaaaattacaGTTCCTATATGATACTTGCAGGGTTATACTGGTAAGTCATCGTGATTCAGCCCTTAATGAGAGGAATAGAAGTACTTGGTGTATATCATACTCAAAGTGATGTTGTTAAAACAACTGGTGGTATTTCTGACTTAGGCGCTTGAATTTGCACCTTTATCATTGTCATAACAGTATTAAATATGCAACTTCCAACTGAAAGACAAGGCAGAAAAGGTAAGCATGCTGTTTAACTTGCTTCCTTTTCTGGCAACCCTACAGCGTTGTAACACGAGCACCCACCTGAGTGAACATATGCAAAATAGATttgttatattaaatatttatggagCGAAGAGGAAACATTATGGAAGCTTTATGTGGTCagtttgtttatatataaagcAAGCCGCTGCCATCCTGGTTTGATAAATTATTCAAGTTCATCACTAGATCAAAGCGTCtgaacaaaaccacaaataCATCGAATTATCTCATATCAGCTACAATGTGAACTGGGAAGCTTtcaagtgttctttttttttttttgtaaattaagAGGGAATTAGGTACTCTGAATCAAACGCCTGGCAAATGAAAGTTTTCCAGTAAATCTTGTAAATACAAAAGCTAAGAAGATATTTCAGGTGTTTTGAATTTTACCTGTGATTACCAGCTTGTGAATAGCTCATATTCCAAAAGTATTTCCTAGAACAAATGCAGAACTGTCAaattctctgctgctttctcacGGGTGAAGTCACGCTACGGTGACCAAGTGGCACTGCTTTCTGATAAGACCGTGCTAACGGTTCCTAAGAGCCCAGCTGAAAGGCAAGGCAACCACAGAAGGTTTTTATTAATTGTTTGGGatcaaaattgattttattctctttttctttcttttcaactcTAATGGCAATTTAAATCTCAATCAAGAATTAATTATAAGTGAAGGTTATAACCAAAAGCACTTAAGTGAAAATGGATGATGTGACATCTGAGGAGcaacagcctcctccagacttTGTGCTCATACAGGCTGTGTGTTTGACAGCACTGAGAGCACGCTTCTTTAAAACTTGGAGATTAGTTGAGAAGCTCATTAAGATTGTCTCGTCACTTCTTTTTTTGCTCATGTAGAGAAATGAGTCCACGAAGGGCTTTTCATGTCATCGTTCTGTGTGATGACATTTCTAGTTCTTGTCCTAGCAGATCAGCAGGAATCTGAGTTTCTCTCAGGTGAGCTTTCACATTTACTTTCTGCAGAAGTCCTAGAGATTGTTTTAGGTACAAGATTAATGGTTAATGAGAATTTTTGAAGGCACcactttgaaaacaatttattgtGGTGcgtggaggggaaggagaagggatcATTATGTACACAGTGATAGAGTTCTAGTTGGAATGGCTTAAGAATATAAAAGAGGTGAGCATGTAAAGAATTGTGTTTTCCTATGTATCTTTTGTAGATGGCAAATGTATGTGGACAAAGTCAGAGAAGTTCTGGGACAGGCAAACTCTTCTTCAGTTTGCATGCCTGAAATTTCAGgtgatttgatttttaacaGTTTGGGAAAACTCAACTTAAAAGTACGTATTTTCCGATGCTTAACTTTGTAATACAGAGAGGTTAAAGAAGTTGATAGTTTCTAGTCTGTGGGTATTCCGGAGGGATCAGACTTCCCCACTTGATAAAACCATAGTGTATTGTTTTGCAGTCACTGCTACCTGGTCTCCCTCTGAATTCATCCCAGCAAGGGACCCAGTTACCTACAGTCATTGTGTGTTACAGGTGAACTGGGGTTTCAAATGGGATGATAAAGGGACATTGAGTTTGTATTCCCAGTCGCTATTACTGAAAATGGATTTGTTCCCTCTAAAAGCCGAGACAAAATTGTTTTCAGCCTACCAAACGTTAGCTCTTTTCCTCAGTTGTCACTTCTGGTATGCATTGCAGTGCATTTCACTTGGACAGTCCtaatgtttatttccttttttctctacAAAACGAGTATTCTGGGAAAGTTAAGAAACTGCTTGGTtggattttctgtctttaatggTATTTTACTtgaattttgatttcatttgagCTGCGAATGATGGTAGAGCCCAGGGTTGGATGAAGCTTAAACTTTGAGTTAGTGCAGCTTCTTTTTGTGTGGCGTGTTGATTTTTCAGTCTGCCTCTGTGGAGTGACTGGTTTGTAATGCTTGTGGTTAAATTAGAGCTGTTCCGCCGAAGCTATTAAAAccttgtttaaaatataaattagcaGATTTGATAAATTGTgaagatgaggagaaagaagatATTTATTCCATTACTTACATTGATGCATCCTAAATGCCAGCAGGTGGTCTATTCAAAACTAATATTGCGAACTGCTTTTAGAAAGCTATTGTGCAAAGCAAGGGCTCTGTTAATTGCCTGTCTTTATGAACACCAATGATTAGTAGAAAATAGTAACTTGAGCATTGTAGGATGTCATTGCTGGAAGCCTGTTATGTCAAACTTTCtgccaaacatttttattagccGTCTGATAACTATATGGAACCAGAAAATGTTACGTTCTCTTCAGATTCAGCTCGTTTCCCAGCACAGAAGTAATCCCTCCCCAGCATTATCTGTTGGTTCACGTGCTTTAGCAATTGTtaatgcagcagcacagctgtaaaTTTGATTTTAAGCGAGTTGAAATAATGAGTTCAACTTTCAAATCGAGTTGATTAATTTTTGAACCCTCTTTCAGTGTCACGTTTTTGGCAAACCCAGTACAATAGCATGAACACTAACGACTGTTCAGAAGAATTTATTCCATTTCAAATCCAGTCTGAGAGACTTGTTAGAAGCAGAACAGATTTTCAGCCTGCCTGTTCTGTGGAAATACTCTCCCTGCTGCTTAGCAGAGCAGTTAGGTGTGTGCGTGGCAGTCAGACAAGTACACAAAAAACCCAGCTAGACTCTCCGGCTGAACGACAGCATGAAGAAAACATATTACAAACAGCACAAAGCATTCAATCTGCGTTTACAGTGGTTAGcaggtaatttttttattaaattcaggCATAAAATTCTCATTCAGCTTTAAGTAAGCCAGAGATGGATGTCGTTATGAGATTTACATACCATTAGCTCACATTAACTGATTAGCAGCCGAGCTCTGTGGCACGGGGCTGGTTAGATACGGTGTTTGTGATGCCAGGACGCTGTAGTTACAGGAGGTTTGCTGGCTGCATGCTCGtttcctctgccttttgcaATTACTTGATAAAATGAAGTGCATCGCTGTGAACAATAGACCCTTTCGAGCAATCCAGGCTGGTCAGCAGTCTAAACCCACATTTTAAAGCCATCATGATAGCCTCAAACTTAAGAGTCTCCAGGGTGCAGACAAAGGTGTTGTCCTCCTTCAGCACGAGCCGCGTACCGTTTTCGGACTTGATGAAGTATTTGAATTGGATGATATTCGAAGACACAGAAAACTCCTCGGGAAAGCCATCCAGCCTGCTTTTGGACACCAGCACGATGCGGGATTTAATTTTTGCTATGAAATCGGGAGCGTTACAAAAGATCCTGAGACCCTGGGAACGGTCGTGGCTGTCAGTGATCTCCAGGAAAGTAGTCTCTCGAGACGCGAGCTGCTCCTTCTCCCACTTGGATTTCACTGCGTCTGATAACACcttaagctgaaaaaaatctgcttcgTGTGCCAAAAGTTGATTTTCTCGAAACCCTTCCGGGAGCAGAAGTTCTCCATTTCGGAGGAAGTTCAGAATGTGCCTGAACAGGAGTCCATCTCTGTCTATGAAGTAATGTCCATCTGCATCGAAAGGGCACATTATCTTGCCGTTGATGATACCTTCAAGAAACGAGTCTGGATACTTGGTTAGCGTCTGTTTCTGCGTGATGTACAGATAGCCACCGACGTTCAGGGTAACCAGAGACGTTTTATAGTCCTTGTCTTGCTCTGAGCCTTCGGAGGCGCCGTGTTTTTCCTCAGATTCCTTTGCTCTTCGGTTTGATTTTCTCTCCATTCTCCAAGCGAGGACAAAAAGCCAGCAGTCCTGCTTTGTTCCCGTCAGCCTGAAAagacgattttttttttttttttttaaaagcaccttTCTTCAGCTCCGGCACGATGTTGGAATGGAAATGCTGCTAGCATTGCTTGGTCTGTCAGCTGGCTTTTGCAGTAGGTGGCGTATCAGCTGTGTATGCAGGGAGATAGCAGGAATATGACTGTAAGGGGGAATTTGCATTTAACTGTGTAAGGGAAGAAGGGCATAGAAagcatttctctccctcctttaCCTTTAAGTCTCAGAAGTTTTGAGGGTTCCTGACTGAAATGAACAATGCTGTTCTGAATGACACCTTGCTTTTAGTACTTTGAATGTATTTATAGTAGCAGCTGGCCAAATCATGTGCAGTGCTTATGGTGTTAAACAGGACAGCTTCATTTATGTTTCAAGGGTTTTAATCTCCTGTTTTCCTTGTACTGCTTATGGCACCTGATGGGTGCACCAGGACAAGGCTGAAATTAAAAGCATCCCCCTTTGtaggagggcgggggggggctcaTTTATCAGGTGTGTGCACATACTTCTCACTTACAGCACACGTGCACAGCACCAGGATGTTTCCCCAGCAGACGCTTTGGAAGGGATGTTGAAGACGTGTTGGGCTGACTGGTTTTAAGTTCGTGGCAACAGCTTCCATCCTCACTGAGGGGAGCATCTGCACCAGTACAAGAACTGCAGCCTAATGAGGTTtggcttcttcccttccctaTGCCATagaaaaaaactgtttcaggGAGGAGAGAGGTTTAAAATGGTGATTTTCTTTAACCCACCAAGGCTGTCGAGCATCAATTCCTCCCCTCTCGGTAGCAACAACTGTGGAACAAAAGGTTCGTGTGCCTACAGATCCCGTGGAGCATCGCACAGCGCTATAGCTTAGCAACACTTCTGCACGggggggaagcagcagagcacgCGAACCAAATGGCTGGCTTCCCTCTGCGAGACTCTGCTCTGGGGCTCGCCTTCGGTGCCTTTTAGAAAAGGTTTCCCCTTTAAGCACTGGCAGCTcggagcagggaagggaaagctcTGCACTCCTCTGTGTGTGCATTTccttggggacagggaggggggAGCTGCATGCAGCcaaagcaggggcaggagcGAGCACCTACCTCGGGCTGGACGCGGGGAGGAGATCCCATCTTCTTCCAGATCTATTGTTCACTTTTACAGGTAGATTCCTCCTGCTTTGCACAATTAACGACAGAGAGACAGATTATCCCTTCAATTCTTCCACCCTATTCCTAAAGATATTATTCATACCGCTCCCACTGTCTCTAAGGCTGTTTATTGATACCGTGGAGTCAtcactgtaatattttattaattggTAATTGAATCTAGTAGAaataaatgcacttttttttttttttactca carries:
- the KCTD4 gene encoding BTB/POZ domain-containing protein KCTD4 codes for the protein MERKSNRRAKESEEKHGASEGSEQDKDYKTSLVTLNVGGYLYITQKQTLTKYPDSFLEGIINGKIMCPFDADGHYFIDRDGLLFRHILNFLRNGELLLPEGFRENQLLAHEADFFQLKVLSDAVKSKWEKEQLASRETTFLEITDSHDRSQGLRIFCNAPDFIAKIKSRIVLVSKSRLDGFPEEFSVSSNIIQFKYFIKSENGTRLVLKEDNTFVCTLETLKFEAIMMALKCGFRLLTSLDCSKGSIVHSDALHFIK